The Leptolyngbya sp. FACHB-261 genome segment CAGTCTGTTTTTTTGCTGCATGAATCTCAGAATCTGGGAGTATCTGTGGTGAGAAGCAGGGATTTTTTCGTAGCATGGCGACTCCTTTACCACCCGTCCGGTTATTACTCGATCTCAGTACAATTCTGTCGACCCAAACTCGACACTGGATTGGGTTTTCAGGAATTGGAGACTGTGTCGTTCCTCAACCCGTGCTTGATGAGCTAAATTTTTTGGTTGACCGAGCCCCGGAGCCAGGCCAAGAAGCGGTTGCCCGTGCCTTTGCCCGGTTCTACCCCAACAGCCACTGGGGCGTCACCTCGTGCTTGGCTACTGGTCCTCAATTTGTCACGCCTGCCGGTGTTGCTCTGAGCAAGCAGGCCCGAATTAACTTAGCCGTTGCACAATGTGCCTGCGCCGTAGCTCAGGATAATCCTGGTAGTTTGATTGTTGTCGTTGCCAATAACTCCGCCTTAGCGCGTCAGCTTCAGAATGTAAGGCAGAGCAACCTGTGTTGTATTACGCCCAATATGCTGGTGCAATGGACCAGGACACAACAACCGCCCACACCTGTGCAGCAGGCGGCTGTGGGGGCCTGGGTTCCAGGTGCAAGCTTGGCTCGTGTGCCCGTTGCAGCCACTCGTCCCAAATGGGAAACTCGTCCACAATCGGCGACGCCCCGCCCTACCTTCAGCCCTGATAGTGCAAAGCACTCCCCAAATCAGAAATCAACAACTCAGCCGCAACCAGCGAGGCCATCAGGCGCACTTCTATCTGTTTTGCTAAGTCTGACCCTATTAGTTGTCTTGGTTCTGGTTGGGTTTCATCTCGTAGCTCCTCAGCAATTCAACCAGTGGTGGCAAAAGTTGGGTCTGCCTGCCTTGCCCAAGTCTTGAAGCTTGGTGCGATCTAACTACATAGCTAGACCAGCACAAAACTTCCTCAAGCTAACTAGAAGGGCGCCCCGTAAAGTCTATTTTTGCATTAAAAATAGACTGAAGGTGCTATGTCGCAACACGACTTGAGCAGCCAGAGTCTAAAACAAATTAAGGACCGCATTGAGGAGTGAATTGAATGGAAAGCTCAATCAGGGTTGGAACTGAGAACGATGCAGAAGACTTATCCTCGGTTGCAGCTCATACCTTTGCCTTAGCCTGTCCTGCGAACACTCCCCAAGCAGATTTAGAAAGCTATATTGAAAGCGAATTTTCTCCTGAGAGATTTAGAGATCTTTTTAAGGATCCAAAATCAATTTTTCAGGTGGCAGAAACTAGCGAGAAAGTAGCGGGCTATTGTATGTTATATTGCTCTGAAGTAGCTTCAGAGATACTATTAGCCAACGCTATTGAAGTGAAGCGTTTCTATGTTCTACCAGAGTTTCATGGCACTGGCATTGCCCAGAAACTCATGCGCAGTGCTATTCAATTAGCTTTAGAGAACAAATACCAACAACTCTGGCTGAGTACTTCCAGAGAGAATCAAAGAGCTATATCCTTCTACCAAAAATCAGGATTCGTTAAAGTTGATGAGCAGACTTTTCAAGTTGGTAATGACATTCAAGACGACAACATCATGGCTCTCACATTAACCCACTGAAGAGCTTTGCCATTACGAAAACAGCTACGAAAATAGTAGCAACTTAGCTTTTCAACTTGGCAATCATTTCGGCCCGCGCAGAAACGCCGAGTTTGCGGAACATTCGTTTGAGCGCTTGTTTCACTCCATCTCGGCTGATGCCTAAGCTCATACTGATTTCTCGATTGTTTAGACCCTGAGCAACAAATTCGGCGATCTCCAGTTCCCGTCTCGTTAAAGTACGGAAAAAAGAATTGGCAACAGATGCAGGAATTCGTAATGTTGCCAAGCGAACGGACAGGTGCAAACAAAGAGAACTGAGGCGAATCAAATCAGCATCGCAAAAGGGTGAAAAATGAGTCCCGCGCATAAAATAGACGCCGCCAATTAGGCGTCCATTGGCAACTAAGGGGCCAACCATGCCATGTTCAATTCCATAACCCTTAAAAAGCTGTTGATATAGTCGGCTCTGTTGCCAAGCTTGCGGAGTTTGAATGGATAAATTGTGAACAGGAATATGGTGCTGGATCATCCACTGGCTTACTGAGTCTGCATCCTGTCCCAGTGCTTGATAGCGATCTCTAAAAGTATCAGCAAGGCCATATAGCTCAGATTCAATTACCTGAGAATTACTGTCAAGGAGATCTAAACCCCAAGCTCTAGCTCCGACCAGCCTCCCCGCAACATCCATGAAGTAGGAGCGCAGTTCAGGTTCGTTCTGGATAGCCGCGACTCTTTCTC includes the following:
- a CDS encoding GNAT family N-acetyltransferase — protein: MESSIRVGTENDAEDLSSVAAHTFALACPANTPQADLESYIESEFSPERFRDLFKDPKSIFQVAETSEKVAGYCMLYCSEVASEILLANAIEVKRFYVLPEFHGTGIAQKLMRSAIQLALENKYQQLWLSTSRENQRAISFYQKSGFVKVDEQTFQVGNDIQDDNIMALTLTH
- a CDS encoding LuxR C-terminal-related transcriptional regulator — translated: MKLSLFRERVAAIQNEPELRSYFMDVAGRLVGARAWGLDLLDSNSQVIESELYGLADTFRDRYQALGQDADSVSQWMIQHHIPVHNLSIQTPQAWQQSRLYQQLFKGYGIEHGMVGPLVANGRLIGGVYFMRGTHFSPFCDADLIRLSSLCLHLSVRLATLRIPASVANSFFRTLTRRELEIAEFVAQGLNNREISMSLGISRDGVKQALKRMFRKLGVSARAEMIAKLKS